One genomic window of Microbacterium testaceum StLB037 includes the following:
- a CDS encoding MFS transporter, producing the protein MSSSSAPGVDASSSTPVAKRSVGDLARAAVSGWLGTALEFMDFQLYSLAAALVFSQIFFAGGDAAMAVVLAMATYGVGYVARPVGAFFFARIGDRIGRKQVLFYTILLMGAATTLIGVLPTYEQVGILAPILLVILRLAQGFGAGAEISGAGVMLAEYAPDNRRGVVASLVALGTNCGTLFASGIWAILLAVMMESDVIAWGWRIPFIGSAVIMLFALWVRFNLKESPVFEERTDVVDGKALSRAELQKVATETNDIRTLESLQKKPLKAVLVSFFLRFGQAGNSGIVQTYLISFITITLAVSKEVGPEIVIVSSLIGFVTIPVVGFLGDKFGRRRMYIVMSALSLLLIVPTLLLINSRDVAWIFVGYALIHNISVLGLASMENISIPEIFGARNRYTLTAVVREIAAIIATGIGPVVAAAWVAAATGSIIPIMVLMGVFTASALVAAIVAPEWTGRDLTDPRAAM; encoded by the coding sequence ATGAGCAGCTCTTCCGCCCCCGGCGTCGACGCGTCGTCGTCGACGCCCGTCGCCAAGAGGTCGGTCGGCGACCTCGCCCGCGCCGCCGTCTCCGGCTGGCTCGGCACCGCGCTGGAGTTCATGGACTTCCAGCTCTACTCGCTGGCCGCCGCCCTCGTCTTCAGCCAGATCTTCTTCGCCGGGGGCGACGCCGCGATGGCGGTCGTCCTCGCGATGGCGACCTACGGTGTGGGCTACGTGGCCCGCCCGGTCGGCGCGTTCTTCTTCGCCCGCATCGGCGACAGGATCGGCCGCAAGCAGGTGCTGTTCTACACGATCCTGCTCATGGGAGCGGCGACGACCCTCATCGGCGTCCTGCCCACGTACGAGCAGGTCGGCATCCTGGCCCCGATCCTCCTCGTCATCCTCCGCCTGGCGCAGGGCTTCGGCGCCGGTGCCGAGATCTCGGGCGCAGGTGTCATGCTCGCCGAGTACGCCCCCGACAACCGTCGCGGCGTCGTCGCCTCGCTGGTCGCGCTCGGCACGAACTGCGGCACGCTCTTCGCCTCCGGCATCTGGGCGATCCTGCTCGCCGTGATGATGGAGAGCGATGTCATCGCGTGGGGCTGGCGCATCCCCTTCATCGGCAGCGCCGTGATCATGCTCTTCGCCCTGTGGGTCCGCTTCAACCTCAAGGAGAGCCCGGTCTTCGAAGAGCGCACCGACGTCGTCGACGGCAAGGCGCTCTCGCGCGCCGAGCTGCAGAAGGTCGCCACCGAGACCAACGACATCCGCACGCTCGAGTCGCTGCAGAAGAAGCCGCTCAAGGCCGTGCTCGTGTCGTTCTTCCTGCGCTTCGGCCAGGCCGGCAACTCCGGCATCGTGCAGACCTACCTGATCTCGTTCATCACGATCACCCTCGCCGTCTCCAAGGAGGTCGGCCCCGAGATCGTCATCGTCTCGTCGCTGATCGGCTTCGTCACGATCCCCGTCGTCGGGTTCCTCGGCGACAAGTTCGGCCGCCGCCGCATGTACATCGTCATGTCCGCGCTGTCGCTGCTGCTCATCGTCCCGACCCTGCTGCTGATCAACTCCCGCGACGTCGCGTGGATCTTCGTCGGCTACGCGCTGATCCACAACATCTCTGTGCTGGGTCTGGCATCCATGGAGAACATCTCGATCCCCGAGATCTTCGGAGCCCGCAACCGCTACACGCTCACCGCTGTCGTCCGCGAGATCGCCGCGATCATCGCCACCGGCATCGGCCCCGTCGTCGCCGCCGCGTGGGTGGCCGCCGCCACCGGCAGCATCATCCCGATCATGGTGCTGATGGGGGTCTTCACCGCCTCGGCGCTGGTCGCCGCGATCGTCGCCCCCGAGTGGACCGGTCGCGACCTGACCGACCCGCGCGCCGCGATGTGA
- a CDS encoding mannitol dehydrogenase family protein: MSITDDPSAPTARLRRDSSPVALPPVSGAAGILHLGLGSFHRAHQAVYTAAALRAEGGDWGIVGVASRSRRVVDALHAQDHLYAVATVSPEGTTLAIPGVHTDSYVAADDPARVVADLADPGIRVVTLTVTENGYSFSSSTQHLDVTDPRVQADLRGGAPTSTIGQLARGLQARAAAGGAPLSILSCDNLLSNGSHTEKLVREFLQELPDAEGADVLAYLDRAVTFPSSMVDRIVPSTTAELTDRVAGLLGVRDDIPVPAEPFTMWAIEDRFAAGRPAWEAGGAVFTDEVGAYEQLKVRLLNGTHSLIAYLGALRGVPTIPDAIALADIEAAAATVLRGEYEPSVTAPAGVDIEQYERELFARWGNSALGHRTSQVGSDGSVKLGQRIPGPIAHALDRGEFPHLIALTVAAYLACVAPPAGFDPGPHAEAMTDPARERLTAVPTRGGRDLAHRAIVDLRLFGDDVAHRTAFVDRVGDLVDTIVQRGVESAIADSLAAAGSLAHPAT, encoded by the coding sequence ATGTCGATCACCGATGATCCCTCCGCACCGACCGCGCGCCTGCGTCGCGACTCCTCGCCGGTCGCCCTTCCCCCGGTGTCGGGCGCCGCGGGGATCCTGCACCTGGGTCTCGGCAGCTTTCACCGCGCGCACCAGGCGGTGTACACCGCAGCCGCTCTCCGCGCCGAGGGGGGCGACTGGGGCATCGTCGGCGTGGCATCCCGCTCACGTCGCGTCGTCGACGCGCTGCACGCTCAGGACCACCTCTACGCCGTGGCCACGGTCTCGCCCGAGGGGACGACGCTCGCCATCCCCGGCGTCCACACCGACTCGTACGTCGCCGCCGACGACCCGGCACGAGTGGTCGCCGACCTCGCCGACCCCGGCATCCGCGTCGTGACGCTCACGGTGACGGAGAACGGCTACAGCTTCTCGTCGTCGACGCAGCACCTCGATGTCACCGATCCGCGCGTGCAGGCCGACCTGCGCGGCGGCGCGCCGACCTCGACCATCGGCCAGCTCGCCCGGGGACTGCAGGCCCGCGCCGCTGCCGGCGGCGCGCCCCTCTCGATCCTGAGCTGCGACAACCTGCTCTCGAACGGCTCGCACACCGAGAAGCTGGTCCGCGAGTTCCTCCAGGAGCTTCCGGATGCCGAGGGCGCCGACGTCCTGGCCTACCTCGACCGCGCCGTGACCTTCCCGTCGAGCATGGTCGACCGCATCGTCCCTTCGACCACCGCCGAGCTGACCGACCGCGTCGCCGGACTCCTCGGCGTCCGCGACGACATCCCCGTGCCGGCCGAGCCCTTCACCATGTGGGCGATCGAGGACCGCTTCGCCGCGGGCCGCCCCGCCTGGGAGGCCGGGGGAGCGGTGTTCACCGACGAGGTCGGCGCGTACGAGCAGCTCAAGGTGCGTTTGCTGAACGGCACGCACTCGCTCATCGCCTACCTCGGCGCGCTGCGGGGAGTTCCGACGATCCCGGATGCCATCGCCCTGGCCGACATCGAAGCCGCGGCCGCGACCGTCCTGCGCGGCGAGTACGAGCCCTCGGTCACCGCTCCCGCCGGCGTCGACATCGAGCAGTACGAGCGGGAGCTCTTCGCCCGCTGGGGCAACAGCGCTCTGGGCCACCGTACGAGCCAGGTGGGATCCGACGGGTCGGTCAAACTCGGCCAGCGCATCCCGGGCCCGATCGCCCACGCTCTCGACCGCGGCGAGTTCCCGCACCTCATCGCGCTGACCGTGGCCGCCTACCTCGCCTGCGTCGCCCCGCCGGCCGGGTTCGACCCCGGTCCGCACGCCGAGGCGATGACCGACCCCGCCCGGGAACGGCTCACCGCGGTCCCCACGCGCGGCGGCAGAGACCTCGCGCACCGCGCCATCGTCGACCTGCGGCTGTTCGGCGACGACGTCGCGCACCGCACCGCCTTCGTCGACCGGGTCGGTGATCTCGTCGACACGATCGTGCAGCGCGGCGTCGAGAGCGCGATCGCCGACAGCCTCGCCGCCGCCGGCAGCCTGGCGCACCCCGCGACCTGA
- a CDS encoding LacI family DNA-binding transcriptional regulator: MAATLTDVARHAGVSIATASRAFGEPDRLAPATLERVRAAATELGYATSQVPTGARTIAVLVPDAANPVYATLLKAIQGQAWHGRHRIVLYDADEDLRRERESIELAGKADGLVLCSPRLPEEDVLALIGDTPHVVINRLIPGAVCVIMDAERGPSQAVEHLAALGHTHLAYASGPYGSWADDQRARTVARACERFGIRLTRLSNHAASIQGGRANAAAAIASGATAVIAYNDLVALGLEAGMGELGRACPDDVSIVGIDDIELAGAVTPSLTTVRMPIARSGALAVELLLQSMAGSAPDETAVLPSELIVRGSTAPPRV, encoded by the coding sequence ATGGCGGCGACCCTCACCGACGTGGCCCGGCACGCCGGAGTCTCGATCGCCACGGCTTCGCGCGCTTTCGGCGAGCCCGACCGCCTGGCCCCGGCGACGCTCGAGCGGGTGCGCGCCGCCGCCACCGAACTCGGCTACGCCACGTCGCAGGTGCCGACGGGGGCGCGCACGATCGCGGTCCTCGTTCCGGATGCCGCGAACCCGGTCTACGCGACCCTCCTCAAGGCCATCCAGGGGCAGGCGTGGCACGGTCGACACCGGATCGTCCTCTACGACGCCGACGAAGACCTCCGGCGCGAGCGCGAATCCATCGAGCTCGCGGGCAAAGCCGACGGTCTGGTGCTGTGCTCTCCGCGCCTTCCCGAAGAGGATGTGCTCGCACTGATCGGCGACACCCCGCACGTCGTGATCAACCGCCTCATCCCGGGGGCCGTCTGCGTCATCATGGACGCCGAGCGCGGCCCGAGCCAGGCGGTCGAGCACCTCGCCGCCCTCGGCCACACGCACCTCGCCTACGCCTCGGGCCCGTACGGCTCCTGGGCCGACGATCAGCGCGCACGGACCGTCGCGCGCGCGTGCGAACGGTTCGGCATCCGCCTCACGCGCCTGAGCAACCACGCCGCGTCGATCCAGGGCGGCCGCGCGAACGCCGCGGCGGCGATCGCGAGCGGGGCCACCGCCGTGATCGCCTACAACGACCTCGTCGCTCTCGGGCTCGAGGCCGGCATGGGCGAACTCGGCCGAGCGTGCCCCGACGACGTGAGCATCGTCGGGATCGACGACATCGAACTCGCCGGAGCCGTCACCCCGAGCCTGACCACGGTCCGGATGCCGATCGCACGCTCGGGCGCGCTCGCGGTGGAGCTGCTGCTGCAGTCGATGGCCGGCAGCGCCCCCGACGAGACGGCGGTGCTTCCGTCGGAGCTGATCGTCCGCGGGTCGACCGCTCCTCCACGGGTCTAG
- the purD gene encoding phosphoribosylamine--glycine ligase has product MRILVLGSGAREHAIILALRSEEASHAIFAAPGNAGIARDAHLVGLDPNDPAAVLTFAKEEAIDLVVVGPEAPLVAGVADALREHGIPVFGPGKAAAQLEGSKTYAKRIMDAAGVPTGRAVRASDLPTVEAALDEYGAPYVVKADGLAAGKGVIVTSDREAAIAHAATYLATGAVLVEEFLSGPEVSLFFLSDGDHVLPLSPAQDFKRLRDGDAGPNTGGMGAYSPLPWLDERFGSEAEFVDQVTREIAEPVIRQMDAEGTPFIGLLYAGLILTEQGIKVIEFNARFGDPETQVVLPRLIDPLSELLLAAASGTLEDRPRPAFAEAAAVTVVLASEGYPEAPVTGRGLTGIDEAEEVEGVHLAHAATASPDGKFVATGGRVLSVVALGSTFREARAAAYAGLERIGLEGGQYRSDIALRVVEG; this is encoded by the coding sequence GTGAGAATCCTGGTCCTCGGTTCGGGCGCGCGCGAGCACGCCATCATCCTCGCCCTGCGCTCCGAAGAGGCATCGCACGCGATCTTCGCCGCTCCCGGCAACGCCGGCATCGCGCGCGACGCGCACCTCGTCGGCCTCGACCCGAACGACCCGGCCGCGGTGCTCACGTTCGCCAAGGAAGAGGCGATCGACCTGGTCGTCGTCGGTCCCGAAGCGCCGCTGGTCGCCGGCGTCGCCGACGCCCTGCGCGAGCACGGCATCCCGGTCTTCGGCCCGGGCAAGGCCGCTGCCCAGCTCGAGGGCTCGAAGACCTACGCGAAGCGGATCATGGATGCCGCGGGCGTTCCCACCGGACGCGCGGTGCGCGCGAGCGACCTTCCGACCGTGGAAGCCGCCCTCGACGAGTACGGCGCGCCCTACGTCGTGAAGGCCGACGGGCTCGCCGCGGGCAAGGGCGTCATCGTCACCTCCGACCGCGAGGCCGCGATCGCGCACGCCGCCACCTACCTCGCCACCGGAGCCGTCCTGGTCGAGGAGTTCCTCTCTGGTCCCGAGGTGTCGCTCTTCTTCCTCAGCGACGGCGATCACGTGCTGCCGTTGAGTCCCGCGCAGGACTTCAAGCGCCTCCGCGACGGCGACGCAGGCCCGAACACGGGCGGCATGGGCGCCTACTCGCCGCTGCCCTGGCTCGACGAGCGCTTCGGCAGCGAGGCGGAGTTCGTCGATCAGGTCACGCGCGAGATCGCGGAGCCCGTGATCCGGCAGATGGATGCCGAGGGCACGCCGTTCATCGGACTCCTCTACGCGGGCCTCATCCTGACCGAACAGGGCATCAAGGTCATCGAGTTCAACGCGCGCTTCGGCGACCCCGAGACGCAGGTCGTGCTGCCGCGACTGATCGACCCGCTGTCGGAGCTGCTGCTCGCCGCGGCCTCGGGAACGCTCGAGGACCGCCCGCGCCCCGCCTTCGCCGAGGCCGCCGCCGTGACGGTGGTGCTCGCGAGCGAGGGATACCCCGAAGCGCCGGTCACCGGCCGCGGGCTGACCGGGATCGACGAGGCCGAGGAGGTCGAGGGCGTGCACCTCGCGCACGCGGCGACGGCCTCCCCCGACGGGAAGTTCGTCGCCACGGGCGGCCGTGTGCTCAGCGTCGTGGCCCTGGGGTCGACCTTCCGCGAGGCGCGCGCCGCCGCCTACGCCGGTCTCGAGCGCATCGGCCTCGAGGGCGGACAGTACCGAAGCGACATCGCGCTCCGCGTCGTCGAGGGCTGA
- a CDS encoding bifunctional 4-hydroxy-2-oxoglutarate aldolase/2-dehydro-3-deoxy-phosphogluconate aldolase — protein MTGELPARTLSSKLVVVARASAASDYAPVLATLAEAGVQSVELTLTTPGTFDAFADLRSSFDGDLGIGTVTNLAQLDRAIELGADYVVTPITSAALVKRAVDAGIPIIPGGLTPTELFSSWAAGASAVKVFPAGQVGPGYLADLRGPFPDIAVVPSGGVDAAGAAAWLAAGAVAVSVGGPLLGDAFRGGDLGALRDRAQRFVSVCEGGEA, from the coding sequence ATGACTGGTGAGCTCCCCGCGCGCACGCTGTCGTCGAAGCTCGTCGTCGTCGCGCGGGCCTCGGCCGCATCGGACTACGCCCCGGTGCTCGCGACCCTCGCCGAGGCCGGCGTGCAGAGCGTCGAGCTGACCCTCACCACCCCCGGCACTTTCGACGCGTTCGCCGATCTGCGCTCGTCGTTCGACGGCGACCTGGGTATCGGCACCGTCACGAACCTCGCCCAGCTCGACCGCGCGATCGAGCTGGGCGCCGACTACGTCGTGACGCCGATCACCTCTGCCGCACTCGTGAAGAGGGCGGTGGATGCCGGCATCCCGATCATCCCGGGCGGTCTGACCCCGACCGAGCTGTTCTCGTCGTGGGCGGCGGGTGCCTCGGCGGTCAAGGTGTTCCCGGCCGGGCAGGTCGGACCGGGCTACCTCGCCGACCTGCGCGGACCGTTCCCCGACATCGCCGTCGTCCCCTCGGGAGGGGTGGATGCCGCCGGCGCGGCCGCCTGGCTCGCGGCGGGCGCCGTCGCGGTCAGCGTCGGCGGACCGCTGCTCGGCGACGCGTTCCGGGGCGGCGACCTCGGCGCGCTGCGCGACCGTGCGCAGCGGTTCGTCTCCGTCTGCGAGGGTGGCGAGGCGTGA
- a CDS encoding MmcQ/YjbR family DNA-binding protein, translating to MVDRDAMARAHEIFDPIAERQCALPDIDLGRMFGAEGLRVRAKVYAFVVHNGSLVVKLSEERARDLIASGTAGPMIMRGRPLREWVEVPMDAGAAVWAELIDEARVFVDAITP from the coding sequence ATGGTCGACAGGGATGCCATGGCCCGCGCGCACGAGATCTTCGACCCGATCGCCGAGCGCCAGTGTGCGCTGCCCGACATCGACCTCGGCCGCATGTTCGGCGCCGAGGGACTGCGGGTGCGCGCGAAGGTCTACGCGTTCGTCGTGCACAACGGCTCGCTCGTCGTGAAGCTGTCGGAGGAACGCGCAAGAGACCTCATCGCCTCGGGCACCGCCGGGCCCATGATCATGCGGGGGCGCCCGCTGCGGGAGTGGGTGGAGGTTCCGATGGATGCCGGAGCGGCGGTGTGGGCAGAGTTGATCGACGAGGCGCGGGTCTTCGTCGACGCGATCACGCCCTGA
- the manD gene encoding D-mannonate dehydratase ManD, which yields MSIESVDVIVTSPGRNFVTLKVTTSDGVVGWGDATLNGRELSVASYLSEHLASMLIGRDEDRIEDTWQYLYRGAYWRRGPVTMAAIAAVDMALWDIKAKKAGMPLYQLLGGASRDGVRVYAHASGTDFAALSNAITGYRELGFTAVRVQTGVPGLGQIYGVSSTGPGVRYDYEPAKRSGDRPSEETWDTRQYLNHMPGVFAKIREEFGTDLRILHDGHHRMTPIEAARFAKDVEPYDLFWLEDATPGEDQTALRLIRQHSTTPLAIGEVFNTVYDYQTLITERLIDYVRSAVTHTGGITAMKKLLDFAAIYGIRSGIHGPTDISPVGMAAALHLDLAIHNFGIQEYMPHNEQTLEVFQTSFTFDRGFLHPGDQPGLGVELDEEAAGAFEYTKAYLPVNRLLDGTVHDW from the coding sequence ATGAGCATCGAGTCCGTCGACGTCATCGTCACCAGCCCCGGCCGCAACTTCGTCACCCTCAAGGTCACCACGAGCGACGGCGTCGTCGGATGGGGGGATGCCACCCTCAACGGCCGCGAGCTCTCGGTGGCGTCGTACCTCTCCGAGCACCTCGCCTCGATGCTGATCGGCCGCGACGAGGACCGCATCGAAGACACCTGGCAGTACCTCTACCGCGGCGCCTACTGGCGGCGCGGACCCGTGACGATGGCCGCGATCGCCGCCGTCGACATGGCGCTGTGGGACATCAAGGCGAAGAAGGCCGGGATGCCGCTGTACCAGCTGCTCGGCGGGGCCAGCCGCGACGGCGTGCGCGTCTACGCCCACGCCTCCGGCACCGACTTCGCCGCCCTCTCGAACGCCATCACCGGCTACCGCGAGCTCGGGTTCACCGCCGTGCGCGTGCAGACCGGCGTTCCCGGCCTCGGCCAGATCTACGGCGTCTCCTCGACCGGTCCGGGCGTGCGCTACGACTACGAACCGGCCAAGCGCTCCGGCGATCGTCCGTCGGAGGAGACGTGGGACACCCGCCAGTACCTCAACCACATGCCCGGGGTCTTCGCGAAGATCCGCGAGGAGTTCGGCACCGACCTGCGGATCCTCCATGACGGCCACCACCGCATGACGCCGATCGAGGCCGCCCGCTTCGCGAAGGACGTCGAGCCCTACGACCTCTTCTGGCTCGAGGACGCAACCCCCGGCGAGGACCAGACCGCGCTGCGCCTCATCCGCCAGCACTCGACGACCCCGCTCGCCATCGGCGAGGTTTTCAACACGGTTTACGACTATCAGACGCTCATCACCGAGCGGCTGATCGACTACGTGCGTTCGGCCGTGACCCACACCGGCGGCATCACGGCGATGAAGAAACTGCTCGACTTCGCCGCGATCTACGGCATCCGCTCCGGCATCCACGGTCCCACCGACATCTCGCCCGTCGGCATGGCCGCAGCCCTTCACCTCGACCTCGCGATCCACAACTTCGGCATCCAGGAGTACATGCCGCACAACGAGCAGACCCTCGAGGTGTTCCAGACGTCGTTCACCTTCGACAGGGGCTTCCTGCACCCCGGCGACCAGCCGGGTCTCGGCGTCGAGCTCGACGAGGAGGCCGCGGGGGCGTTCGAGTACACGAAGGCTTACCTCCCCGTGAACCGCCTGCTGGATGGGACCGTCCATGACTGGTGA
- a CDS encoding sugar kinase: MTRVVTLGETMALARTTEIGSLRHASGLALGIGGAESNVAVGLQRLGIDASWLGRVGDDPLGERIARELRGEGLDVRALVDTGAPTGLMIKERPSAASTAVHYYRRGSAGSRLSAADVPDGWIEAAALLHVTGITPLLSDTARSAVLAVVERARAAGVPVSFDINYRSALAAPEVAAPVLREIAERATLVFGGVEELELLGPDATASLLAAGVGQVIVKRGPEGAVVFTTDDATEALGFVIEPLDTVGAGDAFVAGFLSAWLEGLSAADALVRGNACGAMACLVPGDWEAAPTRRDLERFLAGGGDPVRR, encoded by the coding sequence ATGACCCGCGTCGTCACGCTCGGCGAGACGATGGCGCTCGCCCGCACCACCGAGATCGGCTCGCTGCGGCACGCGTCGGGACTCGCCCTCGGGATCGGCGGCGCGGAGAGCAACGTCGCGGTGGGGCTGCAACGCCTCGGCATCGACGCGTCCTGGCTCGGCCGGGTCGGCGACGATCCGCTCGGCGAGCGGATCGCGCGCGAGCTCCGCGGCGAGGGACTCGACGTTCGCGCTCTCGTCGACACCGGAGCCCCGACGGGCCTGATGATCAAGGAGCGTCCGTCCGCGGCATCCACCGCCGTTCACTACTACCGTCGCGGCTCGGCGGGGTCCCGGCTGAGCGCCGCCGACGTGCCGGACGGGTGGATCGAGGCAGCGGCCCTGCTGCACGTCACCGGTATCACGCCGCTGCTCTCCGACACCGCCCGCTCCGCCGTGCTCGCGGTCGTCGAACGGGCGCGCGCGGCCGGTGTGCCGGTGAGCTTCGACATCAACTACCGCTCGGCGCTCGCCGCCCCCGAGGTGGCGGCGCCGGTGCTGCGCGAGATCGCCGAGCGCGCGACCCTCGTGTTCGGAGGCGTCGAAGAGCTCGAGCTGCTGGGACCGGATGCCACGGCCTCGCTCCTCGCGGCGGGAGTCGGGCAGGTGATCGTCAAACGCGGACCCGAGGGCGCCGTCGTCTTCACCACCGACGACGCGACCGAGGCGCTCGGCTTCGTGATCGAGCCGCTCGACACCGTCGGGGCGGGTGACGCGTTCGTCGCCGGCTTCCTCAGCGCGTGGCTCGAGGGCCTCTCCGCCGCGGACGCCCTCGTGCGCGGCAACGCCTGCGGGGCGATGGCGTGTCTCGTCCCCGGCGATTGGGAGGCCGCCCCGACGCGCCGCGACCTCGAGCGGTTCCTCGCCGGCGGTGGGGATCCGGTGCGGCGCTGA
- a CDS encoding L-idonate 5-dehydrogenase — MKLLAIHGAEDIRWEDRPTPEPGEGEVRLRVRYVGICGSDLHYYFHGKNGEYAVREPLTPGHELSAEVDLDPSGRLAPGTPVTVHPARFGPSAPGLEDRPHLRAGGDYLGSAAGFPHRQGGAAELLLVEEHMIRVLPEGLPLERAALAEPLAVAIHAVGLAGDLTGKRALVIGAGPIGLLVVAAAVHAGAAVVGASDVRPEPLDRARALGASETFLVGTDAIDPESFDVVFECSGVGVALTQAVRAVRRAGTVVQVGMLPDAEIGVNLAPMLAKELTVRGAFRFSTEIDDAVAMLAETDALDAVVSHVIPAADAVSAFATARDSSASAKVLLSL, encoded by the coding sequence ATGAAGCTCCTCGCGATCCACGGCGCGGAAGACATCCGCTGGGAAGACCGCCCGACTCCCGAGCCGGGCGAGGGCGAAGTGCGCCTGCGCGTGCGCTACGTCGGCATCTGCGGGTCGGACCTGCACTACTACTTCCACGGAAAGAACGGCGAGTACGCCGTCCGTGAGCCCCTGACCCCCGGTCACGAGCTCTCGGCCGAGGTCGACCTCGACCCCTCGGGTCGCCTCGCGCCGGGCACTCCGGTCACCGTCCACCCCGCACGGTTCGGTCCCTCCGCGCCGGGACTCGAGGACCGTCCGCACCTGCGCGCGGGAGGCGACTACCTCGGCAGCGCAGCGGGCTTCCCGCATCGCCAGGGCGGGGCCGCCGAGCTGCTCCTCGTCGAAGAACACATGATCCGCGTCCTCCCCGAAGGCCTTCCCCTCGAGCGAGCGGCGCTCGCCGAGCCCCTCGCCGTCGCGATCCACGCCGTGGGTCTGGCAGGGGACCTGACCGGGAAGCGCGCCCTCGTCATCGGCGCAGGCCCCATCGGTCTGCTCGTCGTCGCCGCGGCCGTGCACGCGGGGGCAGCGGTCGTGGGCGCGAGCGACGTCCGGCCCGAGCCCCTCGACCGGGCGCGGGCGCTCGGGGCGAGCGAGACGTTCCTCGTCGGCACCGACGCGATCGACCCCGAGTCGTTCGACGTCGTCTTCGAGTGCTCGGGGGTCGGCGTCGCCCTCACCCAGGCCGTCCGCGCCGTCCGTCGCGCCGGCACCGTGGTGCAGGTGGGGATGCTCCCGGACGCTGAGATCGGCGTCAACCTCGCTCCGATGCTCGCGAAAGAACTCACCGTCCGCGGCGCGTTCCGCTTCTCGACCGAGATCGACGACGCCGTCGCGATGCTCGCCGAGACCGATGCCCTCGACGCGGTCGTCTCGCACGTCATCCCCGCCGCCGACGCGGTGAGTGCGTTCGCCACGGCGCGCGACTCCTCGGCATCCGCCAAGGTCCTCCTCTCCCTCTGA
- a CDS encoding sterol carrier family protein: MPPRRIETGDGRAALEAVAAGDAPRPALATAVRYLLQLLAEKAPGNSVEMRVPPFGAVQVIEGPRHTRGTPPNVVETDAATWIAVATGREHWTDAVAAGRIVASGVRADLSALLPLRP; encoded by the coding sequence ATGCCCCCACGCCGTATCGAGACCGGTGACGGTCGGGCCGCCCTCGAGGCGGTGGCCGCCGGCGACGCCCCGCGCCCCGCGCTCGCGACAGCGGTGCGCTACCTGCTCCAGCTGCTCGCCGAGAAGGCCCCGGGCAACTCCGTCGAGATGCGTGTGCCGCCCTTCGGCGCCGTCCAGGTCATCGAGGGTCCGCGCCACACGCGCGGCACCCCGCCCAACGTCGTCGAGACCGACGCCGCGACCTGGATCGCCGTCGCCACGGGGCGGGAGCACTGGACGGATGCCGTCGCCGCCGGGCGCATCGTCGCCTCCGGTGTCCGCGCCGACCTGAGCGCGCTGCTCCCGTTGCGCCCGTAG